A stretch of the Papaver somniferum cultivar HN1 chromosome 6, ASM357369v1, whole genome shotgun sequence genome encodes the following:
- the LOC113290535 gene encoding F-box/kelch-repeat protein At1g57790-like — MVLILFERKDERYDHLLMYCFPGDKQRRTQKVARDMVDIQDVMSIWCFKDKFYVMCVGDRHLEIERQQLGDITSFSVRPIEVADTTLWTSVGGTDTHTTVSSLQFVECGDELFKIVIIYPARGYDRVDIALFVAKYDFSVMELKEVDSFGDHNEDQREAKDGGELQEAIPWDILNEDLVGLIANYLHRLDCIHFRLVSKANRAVMPMVKLTASCTTRCMYLSPWLVFSRNKFQDVYNFVNPMHNKENYLMNLSDILGATIRFQKGGWLLMSKGFNSVFFYNPFTKENINLPDLPVDMYSFSGISFSSSPTSSDCMVFAIQQMRAGDGMSNEISIYFIKRGAALWSIFNSQNMSTEKFMPLHNTPVFHNGAFYCLDYNGKLGVFSLEDSNWKVLEKPHQQFSGIYPSFLVECAG, encoded by the exons ATGGTTTTGATTCTTTTTGAACGAAAAGATGAACGGTATGACCATCTATTGATGTATTGCTTCCCTGGGGACAAACAACGGAGAACACAGAAGGTGGCTCGAGATATGGTAGATATCCAGGATGTTATGTCCATCTGGTGTTTCAAAGATAAATTCTATGTTATGTGTGTGGGCGACCGACACCTAGAAATTGAAAGACAACAACTCGGGGACATTACCAGCTTCTCTGTAAGGCCAATTGAGGTAGCTGATACCACTTTGTGGACATCAGTGGGAGGAACAGACACTCACACTACTGTTTCCAGTTTGCAGTTTGTGGAGTGTGGTGATGAACTTTTCAAGATTGTTATAATATACCCTGCAAGAGGATATGACAGAGTAGACATTGCACTATTTGTGGCAAAGTATGATTTCTCTGTTATGGAGTTGAAGGAGGTGGATAGTTTCGGTGATCAT AATGAGGATCAGAGGGAAGCAAAGGATGGAGGAGAACTACAAGAAGCAATCCCTTGGGATATTCTGAATGAGGACTTGGTGGGGTTGATAGCAAACTATCTTCACCGACTGGATTGCATACATTTTCGTCTTGTCTCTAAAGCGAATCGAGCAGTGATGCCTATGGTAAAGCTGACAGCCTCTTGTACTACTAGATGCATGTATTTATCTCCATGGTTGGTTTTCTCTCGGAATAAATTCCAAGACGTCTACAATTTTGTAAATCCTATGCATAATAAGGAGAACTACCTCATGAACCTCTCTGATATACTAGGTGCCACTATCCGGTTTCAGAAGGGTGGTTGGCTACTGATGTCAAAGGGGTTTAACAGTGTATTCTTTTACAATcccttcacaaaagaaaacatcaaTCTTCCGGACTTGCCAGTTGATATGTACAGCTTTTCTGGTATCTCATTTTCCTCCTCACCAACTTCGTCAGACTGTATGGTTTTTGCTATTCAACAAATGCGTGCTGGTGATGGAATGTCTAATGAAATCTCCATTTACTTCATTAAAAGAGGAGCAGCATTATGGAGTATCTTTAACTCCCAAAATATGAGTACTGAAAAATTCATGCCTTTGCATAACACCCCAGTTTTCCATAATGGGGCTTTCTATTGCTTAGATTACAACGGAAAGTTGGGAGTTTTCAGTTTAGAGGATTCTAATTGGAAAGTTCTTGAGAAACCCCATCAGCAATTTAGCGGTATATATCCAAGTTTCTTGGTGGAGTGCGCAGGATAG
- the LOC113287013 gene encoding tryptamine hydroxycinnamoyltransferase 2-like: protein MSVKVISSTTLYPSPSSDPSICYDTKIPLTIFDKAAFDLNVSVLYVFQPPMPSNEALKAGLLKALVHFPHLAGRLTTDEQGRPCIHLNNAGVRVIETYIPVTLAEQLPFNPNTDIEDLFPPIEGFEEIMQIQLNRYACGGLVIGQTCHHHVGDGQSMSSFYFTWAKLVRAAGLASNKIDQDPIILPYHDRASVAVPRNPPNVEFDHRSIEFRKTSKENVRSSSSIKNLVVNFSVDFIAKLKMKVNEEISNCTTNSLPPHKMYTTTFECLLAHVWKKVTQARGLEQDEFTQVRVAVNGRARMKPTVPMEYFGNLVLWAYPRLQVKELLQENYAYVAGAIHEAVAQVDNNYFKSFIDFGEVAKEDGGEKLVAMAPDIGNLLCPNLEVDSWLRFQFHHMDFGGGSPCAVLPAELPVEGLVIFVPSCKEGGGIDVVMALQHEHVQIFKDICHLY from the coding sequence ATGTCTGTCAAGGTAATCAGTAGTACCACTTTGTATCCATCTCCATCATCTGATCCTTCAATATGTTATGATACAAAAATCCCACTAACAATCTTCGACAAAGCAGCATTCGATCTCAACGTATCTGTTCTATACGTCTTCCAGCCACCCATGCCATCCAATGAAGCCTTGAAAGCAGGTTTGTTGAAAGCTCTCGTTCATTTCCCACATCTTGCAGGTCGGCTTACAACTGACGAACAAGGTCGACCGTGCATTCATCTAAACAATGCAGGAGTTCGAGTTATCGAGACATATATTCCGGTGACATTAGCTGAGCAACTTCCTTTTAATCCAAATACAGATATAGAAGACTTATTTCCACCTATCGAAGGTTTTGAGGAGATCATGCAGATTCAACTTAATCGTTACGCTTGTGGTGGTCTTGTAATTGGCCAAACATGCCATCATCATGTGGGTGATGGTCAATCTATGAGTTCTTTCTACTTTACATGGGCTAAATTAGTACGTGCAGCTGGTTTGGCGTCAAACAAAATCGATCAAGACCCTATAATTCTTCCTTACCATGACCGAGCTTCAGTTGCCGTTCCTAGGAACCCGCCTAACGTAGAGTTCGACCATCGCTCCATCGAATTTCGGAAGACTAGCAAAGAAAATGTTAGgtcttcttcttctattaaaAACTTGGTCGTTAACTTCTCTGTTGATTTTATCGCGAAACTTAAAATGAAGGTTAATGAAGAAATTAGTAATTGCACCACCAACTCATTACCACCCCATAAAATGTATACAACTACTTTCGAGTGTCTTTTAGCACATGTATGGAAGAAGGTGACTCAAGCAAGAGGGCTAGAACAAGATGAGTTCACGCAAGTCAGGGTTGCAGTGAATGGTAGAGCCAGGATGAAGCCAACAGTGCCCATGGAGTATTTTGGGAATTTAGTACTTTGGGCTTACCCGAGATTGCAAGTGAAAGAATTATTGCAAGAAAATTATGCTTATGTTGCAGGAGCAATTCATGAAGCCGTAGCTCAAGTTGATAACAATTATTTTAAGTCATTTATAGATTTCGGTGAAGTTGCAAAGGAAGACGGAGGTGAGAAGTTGGTTGCCATGGCGCCGGATATTGGCAACTTATTGTGCCCGAATTTGGAAGTTGATAGCTGGTTGAGGTTTCAATTTCATCATATGGATTTTGGTGGTGGTAGTCCTTGTGCTGTTCTGCCTGCTGAATTACCTGTTGAAGGCTTAGTGATATTCGTTCCTTCTTGCAAAGAAGGTGGTGGTATTGATGTGGTCATGGCACTGCAACATGAGCATGTCCAAATTTTCAAAGATATTTGTCACCTTTATTGA